Proteins from one Mycobacterium sp. HUMS_12744610 genomic window:
- a CDS encoding crotonase/enoyl-CoA hydratase family protein, with protein sequence MKPGEPAPRFETLLYTTAGPVATITLNRPEQLNTIVPPMPDEIEAAVGLAERDHGIKVIVLRGAGRAFSGGYDFGRGFRHWGEAMTTDGRWDPGKDFAMVTARETGPTQKFMAIWRASKPVIAQVHGWCVGGASDYALCADIVIASEDAVIGTPYARMWGAYLTGMWLYRLSLARVKWHSLTGRPLSGVQAAEVELINEAVPFERLEARVAEIAAELACIPLSQLRAQKLIVNQAYENMGLASTQMLGGILDGLMRNTPEALDFVRTAETEGVRAAVERRDGPFGDYSQAPPELRPDPTHVIVPDNDG encoded by the coding sequence ATGAAACCTGGCGAGCCGGCACCCCGCTTCGAAACCCTGCTCTACACCACGGCCGGCCCGGTGGCCACCATCACGCTGAACCGCCCCGAGCAGCTCAACACCATTGTCCCGCCGATGCCCGACGAGATCGAGGCGGCCGTGGGCCTGGCCGAACGCGACCACGGCATCAAGGTCATCGTGCTGCGCGGCGCGGGCCGGGCCTTCTCCGGCGGCTACGACTTCGGCAGGGGCTTCCGACACTGGGGCGAGGCCATGACGACCGACGGGCGGTGGGACCCCGGCAAGGACTTCGCGATGGTCACCGCGCGCGAGACCGGGCCGACGCAGAAGTTCATGGCCATCTGGCGTGCCTCCAAGCCGGTGATCGCGCAGGTGCACGGCTGGTGTGTCGGCGGGGCCAGCGACTACGCGCTGTGCGCCGACATCGTCATCGCCAGCGAGGACGCGGTGATCGGCACCCCGTATGCCCGGATGTGGGGCGCCTACCTGACCGGGATGTGGCTGTATCGCCTCAGCCTGGCCCGGGTCAAGTGGCACTCGCTGACAGGCCGCCCGCTCAGCGGCGTGCAGGCCGCCGAGGTCGAGCTGATCAACGAGGCGGTGCCCTTCGAGCGCCTCGAGGCCCGCGTCGCCGAGATCGCCGCCGAGCTGGCATGCATCCCGCTGTCGCAGTTGCGGGCGCAGAAACTGATCGTCAACCAGGCCTACGAGAACATGGGCCTGGCGTCCACCCAGATGCTGGGCGGCATCCTCGACGGGCTGATGCGCAACACCCCCGAGGCTCTCGACTTCGTCCGCACCGCCGAGACGGAGGGCGTGCGGGCCGCCGTCGAGCGCCGCGACGGCCCGTTCGGGGATTACAGCCAGGCCCCGCCGGAGCTGCGGCCCGATCCCACACACGTCATCGTCCCTGATAACGATGGATAG